Below is a window of Desmonostoc muscorum LEGE 12446 DNA.
CGTTTGCCTGGTTACACTCTGTCAGTGGAAGCCATATTTGGTCTTGCGGACGAAAAGCTGATAATTCGGCATGAAGCTGGAAGTAGTGCCGAACCATATGTCAAAGGAACTTTGTTAGCAATTCGCAAAGTGAGTTCCTTTGTAGGACTAAAAAGGGGTCTTGATAGCATCTTGGAATTATAAGTTTTTGGTAAAGGGTAAGGGAAAATGTTATCCTTTTCACCTTTCCCCCTTAACCTTTTCCCGACTTTTAAAAGAAGTCTAAGCCATTGTGTGTTTAGACTAGTGAAGGTACAACTTCAGTGCTTAAGCTTTTTTCAACCAGCTAAACATAGCGCGTAAATCTTTACCAACTTCCTCAATTTTGTGTTCAGATTCTTTGCGACGCATGGCGGTAAATCCTGGTTTACCAGATTGGTTTTCTAGAACAAATTCCCGTGCAAATTGCCCAGATTGAATTTCGCTGAGAATCTTCTGCATTTCAGCTTTGGTTTCTTCGGTGACAATCCGCGGGCCACGAGTATAATCGCCATATTCAGCTGTGTTAGAAATGCTGTCGCGCATTTTAGCTAAACCACCTTCCACAACTAAGTCAACAATTAGCTTGACTTCATGCAGACATTCAAAATAAGCCAATTCTGGTTGATAACCAGCTTCTACTAAAGTTTCAAATCCGGCTTTGATTAAAGCACTCAAACCACCGCATAATACCGCTTGTTCGCCAAATAAATCGGTTTCAGTTTCTTCGCGGAAAGTAGTTTCGAGAACACCGGCGCGAGTACCACCGATACCTTTAGCATAAGACATGGCGCGATCGCGTGCCTGACCACTAGCATCTTGATACACTGCAAACAGCGCTGGTACACCTTCCCCACTTTCATAAGTGCGCCGTACTAAATGCCCCGGCCCTTTTGGTGCCACCATTACTACATCTACATTCGCCGGTGGTACAACTTGTCCAAAGTGAATATTGAAACCGTGGGCAAAGGCTAACACATTCCCTTCTTCTAAATTCGGTTCAATCTCGTTTTTGTAAATCGTTTTTTGAACTTCATCAGGTAACAAAATCATGATGAAGTCAGCAGCATTGGCAGCATCGGCGACATTTTTCACAGTTAACCCAGCTGCTTCAGCTTTTGCCACTGACTTACTACCCGGATATAGTCCCACAATCACATTCAAACCACTATCTTTTAAATTGAGAGCGTGGGCATGACCTTGGGAACCATAGCCGATGATAGCAATAGTTTTTCCAGCCAAAAGGTCTAAATTGGCATCTTCGTCATAATACATCCGGGCCATAGAAGCATCTCCTGTCAGCAAGCATCATTAATTGGCAGGCTTCTGATTGTACCTCAAATTGAGTAGCTAAAAACTGGGGATTGGGGATTGGGGATTGGGGATTGAGGATTGGGGACTGGGGACTGGGGACTGGGGACTGGGGACTGGGGACTGGGTATTCAGAAAACTTTTCTCTAGTCCCTAGTCCGTAGTCCCTTAACTTTAAAACTTGCATAAATATCTGATCAATCACCGATAAATCTACACAATAAATATTTTCAGTATTTTTATAAGATGAAAGTTACTTTATTAACAAAATATTTCCTTCCCATTCCCCATTCCCCACTCCCCACTCCCCATTCCCTACTCCCCACCATTTTAAATGTAAAAAACAATACAAAATTTATGATGACAAATTTGAAACAAATTTGTTAAGAATAGTTACAGCACTCGTTATCCAGAGAAATATTTCTTATGGTAAACTCACTTGACA
It encodes the following:
- the ilvC gene encoding ketol-acid reductoisomerase, whose amino-acid sequence is MARMYYDEDANLDLLAGKTIAIIGYGSQGHAHALNLKDSGLNVIVGLYPGSKSVAKAEAAGLTVKNVADAANAADFIMILLPDEVQKTIYKNEIEPNLEEGNVLAFAHGFNIHFGQVVPPANVDVVMVAPKGPGHLVRRTYESGEGVPALFAVYQDASGQARDRAMSYAKGIGGTRAGVLETTFREETETDLFGEQAVLCGGLSALIKAGFETLVEAGYQPELAYFECLHEVKLIVDLVVEGGLAKMRDSISNTAEYGDYTRGPRIVTEETKAEMQKILSEIQSGQFAREFVLENQSGKPGFTAMRRKESEHKIEEVGKDLRAMFSWLKKA